AAGCATGTTTTTCGGCCACAGACTTTTGTGTAAGGGATGATCGTGCGTTTGTTCAGCGCTGTGCGCAGAAAGAAGTTTTTACCGAGTTTGGGCTGCGAAGATGCGGCCTTCACTGTAACCGACAATCTCTATCTCCTACTGAAGAGAGCCACCGGTACGAGGCTCGTGCCAGCCTCAACCAAGCCCGTGTCTCCTAGTCCGGAGCCTCGTGTTGAGGCGGACGCGAGCCGAGAACACGCGCGTAAGACCGATCGAGTGTGTGGATGAGATCCTTTTTGCAGGGAAAACAGTCTTGTGGAGTGGTAGACACACAACTACAGACAGGCGTCCCCATATACCCTGAGGCGGAGTTTCACGAGCTCATCGACCGGGAACTGAGAAGGGCCTCGAGAACCAGGAAGTCTTTCCTGCTGGTCCTTCTGAACGTCTCGGGGTGTGCCTCAGCCGGAACGGCCGGAAAAGTTGCGTCCGTGCTCTCTTTCTTAACCCGGGAGATCGATGCCAAGGGCTGGTACGACGCAGAGGGCGCCACCCTGGGTATGCTCTGTGCCGAGTTTGGGGGTGTGAACAACATCGATGCCGCAGAGGAGGCAATAGTCAAAAGATTGTGTGACATCCTCTCGGAGTTCCTCAACGACGAGAGCCTACGGATAGTTCGCTGTACAATGCCGGAAGGCTTCGCTCGGCATGAAGGTGTACCATCGCCTCGGACGCGCGACAAAGGGAGAAAGCAGAGTGTCCTTTAGCGACATGATACCGCAACTCTTGCCCCTGAAGGAAGTCAGACGGATTTTGGGTATCTCCCATGTGACCATGTGGAAGTGGGCTAAACAGGGAAAGATTTCAGTGGTAAAGCTGTCAGCACGGAAAGTCTGCGTGAGACGTGAAGAGCTAGAGAGATTTATCCACGATAACGAAATCGGCCAGATTCCCGGAGTGGCTGGCAAGATGCCCGCGCAAGAGATTATCAGAAGCAAACCTGGAACCCGCTGAAACCTTTTCATGAGTGTTACCCACACCACACGTTCGCGCAAAGACCGCGTGCATCCATCACGCTAGAATTTATCTATTTCGTTGCCAGTGCCAGTGTCGGTTCAAGTTGCAATCCAAATCAGGGAGAGTAGGGACAAGTACGTGGTGTTATCCATTCTTTATGTGGCCTCAGGGTGCGTTGTGCACGGGACATGTCGGGGAACTTAACGATCCTCAGTTAATCAACCTTAATCAAGCTTTATTTCTATTAATGCAACTGAACCTTATTTTACATTGCATCGTGTCGAGTCTCTTTACAGGTATGATAACTCCAGTATC
The Syntrophorhabdales bacterium DNA segment above includes these coding regions:
- a CDS encoding helix-turn-helix domain-containing protein; this translates as MSFSDMIPQLLPLKEVRRILGISHVTMWKWAKQGKISVVKLSARKVCVRREELERFIHDNEIGQIPGVAGKMPAQEIIRSKPGTR